Part of the Diabrotica virgifera virgifera chromosome 6, PGI_DIABVI_V3a genome, tgttaaATTTGTGTGATTCTttcagtatgttatagccttattatttatgaatatctttgtaataatattgttgctagacaggtaaatatcattttataccgggtgtatcaatcatactgtgtttttttcttaaagttcggaacaacctgtggaatattctagcatatataaaatattaaaattaaaactcaattatagacttaggctttcttaacattttcctttttgatacATTTGCTTaagttggaaaataaaaaagttatgtgctttaacagctagccatgtttttcatcaataaatcctcatagtagggaggaaagtatgctaaatttgcagttactcgagcgttatggggacctattgaatTGTGAAGAGATTGGTTCTtgatacaggggagttcgttaaggtgTGTCCGAAGAAAATCTAGTCTagaagtctatcgaatgataccaaaaacgaacccccacggaaatgGGTcaggggtaaattaaaaattttaaatacgaaccctgcgatatttcgcgaaatgaacatcagatcgaaaaactgcaaaatacacgtattcaatatttttgaaaaatctatcgaatggcaccaaacacgagcccccgcggaggtggggtgggggatttaatttaaaatcttaaataggagcccccaatttttattgcagatttgaattctttacgtaaaaataagcaacttttattcgacacattttttcgaattatggatagatagcgctataatcagaaaaaagcgattgtttcaaatgcaaaattaaattaaaacccccactttatggaaaacttaactaaacctttttctggttttattacatactcttcacaatgcaataggtccccataacgctcgagtaactgcaaatttagcatacctCCTTCTtactactatgaggatttattgatgaaaatcaTGGATAGTtcttaacgcacataacttttttagtatcccacataagtaaatgaatcaaaaaggagAATGTTAAGAACACCTAAATCTACAATTGAAcgtcaattttaatattttccatatgctagaatattccacagggtgacccaaactttaagaaaaaaacacagtatgattggtacaccctgtataaaatgatatttacctgtctaggaataatattattacaacgatattcttaaataataaggctataacatactaaaaaaaacatttaaatcggatcactggtttaggaaattcgagacatcaaacttgtcccatttttaaggtgttcggctaattttgccggtgtatgtatttattgacctaaatttttgtaaaatgcactagtctttttttaaagatatcattggacaatttactcactgttttttttttggattttacaaaatcgcttggattggcatgaaatttggcataagcatagctaacatatcaaagaaaaaagtgatattgtgccagtgtgtgcttttttctggggatgagtaccacccccttctcgagtgtgaaaaaatataggtccaaataagtccgtaagtggataaactaattaaattccttgcaacttttgtttttagatggtttttcgcactagaggagtaaacctcaataaaacaatccccactatcacggtggaaggcatcgtgccaaagatatgagcgatgcgagggttagagcatcacaaacgatcccttcgggatacctggcgacctcccgaagtaacCAAGCCTTGGcgtggtaagggcgcactgccgcgcCAGACGTATAGTACGTCCCAACTCGTGGGAATTTATATGAGTACCAATAAACACAATTCTGAACAGACGGGGGTGAGTGAAGACGACCATCGGCGAGACACGGACAATGGAACGGATATGGAAAATGAGAATAGGAAAAAACAGTCGCCTGACGACTTGAAATGGGAAGAAGGAATGAACAGTTTTGAGAGGGAGCTCATAAACTCACATAAAAAGAAACAGAAGATGAACAGGTCGACTGCCCCAAAACAGTCGACACTAGTAGGGGATGAAATGCTGGAAAGCAGTGAAAATGATGACGATGAGATAGGGGAGGAAAGATCACAAGAGGAAgtggaaaaaatagaaaaaggatGGCAAAATATTCAGGAGAGGGTGTTAGCCTCTTTCTTGCTTGATGATGAAACCATGAATAAGAAGAAAAGGAAAGGGGACAGTCTAGAGAGAATAAATGATCTGAAGAGGGAGAGACTGGAAGAGAGTATTAAGTTTCCTAACGaaaccaaacaacaaaaaataaacaggaAACTCGAAGagttaaatataaaactaatagaGATATTTACTAACCTAAGCGAAAAAAAGGGGGAAAAGGTGGAGATGGATAcggaattaaaaaaactgttagGGGTCATAAAATCCACTAACAACAAAGAAGAAGACGACAGTATAGCCGAAAAAACACAACAAGAAGTAAAATGCGATCACTGTAAGCTAAAAGTGGAACAAGAAAGACAGagagaaaagcaagaaaaaattaaaagggcTCTAAACATGGGGGGAGGAAAAAAAACCTTCATGAGTATATGTAATAGCAAATGGGAGGAGAAAGcatatataaagaaaaattggGAACAAGGGGGGTTACGAGAAACGGTCGAGAAGAAAACATGTCTGATAGTAACAAAAAAGGATGCGAAGGACAAGGGGGTAGAAAATATAATAAAGGACGTGGGAGAGGATCTGGCAGAAACACTAGAGGAAGTGAACGAGGGAGAAATCAAATTCCTTGAGAACTTTAGgaggaaagaaaataaaaaaacaatttggtACACGTTCGTCGCTGGAATAGAAAAAGAAAGTGGTGGCGATATATACGACCTAGCCGAAAAGGCTATAACTAAAATTAAGAAAGAGATGGATGAAACACCAAAGGTTGTACGGGTCGTAGCCGGTAACGACCTTAACAAGGAGATCATAAGGAAAGCCCTCGAATATGTGGGGCGGAGGGAAAGTATCTCATGAGAGATGATAGTAAGAGGGAAGGAACTCGAGGTAGAGAAGAAGTCAGAACAAGAAGAAGCCCTCCTTATAATAAAgatggggggggggggaaatATAACGAAGTTCTTAGCGAAATGAGAGAAAAAATGGACATTGGAAAAATCGGTCTACAAGTGGAGAAGTTAAAAAGAACGAATGGGGGAGATCTCCTTGTAAAGTTAAAGGGAAGAGGGGCTGCGGAGAAGTTGAGGGCTGAACTGGACAGCAAAATGAACGGGATGGACACGGCAATCAGAAGAAAAGAGACTTTCTTCACGATTACGCGGTTGGACCCCGGGGTTGGTGAGGAAACTCTAAAGAAAATGATAAAGAGCTATACAGGCGTTCCTGAGAGAGAGATAGAAGTCAAGGTTCTACGAACAAACAGATATGGGGAGCAGGTAGCTACGATAGCCGTACGCCCCTCCATAGCGGAAGAGCTGAGGAGGTACGGCTCAATAAAAATAGGGTGGGTTGTGTGTCCAATAATGGAGAGACACAACCCAGTTAGGTGTTTTAAGTGCCTAAAGTTCGGGCACAACACTTACGATTGCAAGGAAGAGAGCAGGGCGGCGTGCTGCTATAATTGTCTCCAAACGGGACATACCGTTGCAAGCTGCGGTAATAAACCGTACTGCTCGGTATGCAAAGAAGAAGGGCATAGGATGGACAGGATGGCCTGTCCGTCGTACCGAGCCCTTGTATACGGTGGGGGAGGAGAGGGGAACCCCTAAAACGAACTGACCAAACATAAAATAGACTCCCTGGAAAACGAAGGTGGGCCCATATACAGCCCACCTAGGTGttattttatatctttaaaatttattttatctattttatttattttatttattctattttactctattatttcaattttactaaaccgcttttatttattgaattcttttacttttacatattttatctatatatcgtatctatttattttatttatattaatttatttatttgttttagcttttatgctttttaattttttcgaaagaCGTGAGTCCGACGCAGAAACGACCTCTGGGAACTGAACCAAAGtggacctcaaggatcaacctggtatacggaTATTGCAGGTGAACGTGGGCAGGGCACGCCGAGCACACGACCTTGTCCACGCAAAAGCCTGCAAGCTAGAAATAGACTTGCTCATCGTCCCGGAACCGAACAAAAAAATAACATCAGCCGGTGGTTGGGTCCAGGATAATGGGAAGAATGTGGCGGTGCTCTTTAGAAATAGGGGTTTGGGGGTGCGTGGTATTGTCAGGGGAGGAAATCATATCCTCATCAAACTGAGGGATTTCA contains:
- the LOC126886177 gene encoding arginine and glutamate-rich protein 1-B-like, which gives rise to MSTNKHNSEQTGVSEDDHRRDTDNGTDMENENRKKQSPDDLKWEEGMNSFERELINSHKKKQKMNRSTAPKQSTLVGDEMLESSENDDDEIGEERSQEEVEKIEKGWQNIQERVLASFLLDDETMNKKKRKGDSLERINDLKRERLEESIKFPNETKQQKINRKLEELNIKLIEIFTNLSEKKGEKVEMDTELKKLLGVIKSTNNKEEDDSIAEKTQQEVKCDHCKLKVEQERQREKQEKIKRALNMGGGKKTFMSICNSKWEEKAYIKKNWEQGGLRETVEKKTCLIVTKKDAKDKGVENIIKDVGEDLAETLEEVNEGEIKFLENFRRKENKKTIWYTFVAGIEKESGGDIYDLAEKAITKIKKEMDETPKVVRVVAGNDLNKEIIRKALEYVGRRESIS